The Corylus avellana chromosome ca8, CavTom2PMs-1.0 genome has a segment encoding these proteins:
- the LOC132189139 gene encoding RNA-binding protein 208-like: MANGRIIRGKPMKCSWGSKPTPAGTISNPLPPPTQPYQILPNASINQGYSSAELLAYQRQLALSQAAASGLSGQALMQMTGQHGMVAASMGSSSGGSQAMYDGYPNNSSAQQLMYYR; this comes from the exons ATGGCTAATGGTAGGATAATTCGTGGCAAACCCATGAAG TGCTCATGGGGCAGCAAGCCAACTCCTGCCGGGACCATTTCAAATCCGTTACCGCCTCCAACCCAACCATATCAAATCCTTCCAAATGCAAGCATAAACCAAGGCTATTCTTCAGCTGAGTTGTTGGCTTATCAGCGCCAACTTGCCTTAAGTCAGGCTGCTGCATCTGGCCTCTCAGGTCAAGCTCTTATGCAGATGACTGGACAGCATGGCATGGTTGCTGCTTCCATGGGATCCAGCTCTGGGGGATCCCAGGCCATGTATGATGGATATCCAAACAATTCATCCGCCCAACAGCTCATGTATTATCGTTGA
- the LOC132190140 gene encoding U-box domain-containing protein 35 yields the protein MWLARNQAGERRAGNGLVAVAIDRDKGSQIAMKWSIEHLLQKGNTVFLIHVNLKSPLHSSPSLHSPRVNNIGGFGGENTLVCGDPDQQTKELFLPFRCFCTRKDIHAKDIVLEDTDVAKALTEYVSQSSIENLVVGASSKTGFLRRFKTSDIPSCILKGAPDFTNVYVISKGKIQSMRSASRPAPSFSPLRYQLVNQDSIKSDTSDRDSNVKGADKPPPPSEPAQEETDVIRSPFVGRGLNGKSYGELVMPESDISYISSGRHSVDRILTSGYESLDPGGRIPPRMSHSSDIDLNQGFESPHRWRSLDVTSPTEFSSRNSHDTDSLSNSPHSMEDVEAEMRRLRLELKQTIEMYSTACKEALTAKQKTVELQRWKWEEERRLDEAHMAEEAALAIAEKEKAKSRAAMEAAEAAKRIAELEAQKRISAEMKALREGEEKRKALDALAHSDVRYRRYSITEIEAATEFFAISRKIGEGGYGPVYKGHLDHTPVAIKVLRPDAAQGRSQFQQEIEILSCIRHPNMVLLLGACPEYGCLVYEFMSKGSLEDRLFCRGNTPPLSWQHRFKIAAEIGTGLLFLHQTKPEPLVHRDLKPGNILLDRNYVSKISDVGLARLVPPTVADNVTQYRMTSTAGTFCYIDPEYQQTGMLGVKSDIYSLGIMFLQMITAKPPMGLTHHVERSIEKGTFAEMLDQAVPDWPVEEALCFAKLSLQCAELRRKDRPDLGKDVLPELERLRAFAEETMHHSLLNGSAGSSPRHSQVSLQLDGDLPHAHSGESSRTPSTTL from the exons ATGTGGTTGGCAAGAAATCAAGCTGGGGAAAGAAGAGCAGGGAATGGGTTGGTGGCGGTGGCAATAGACAGAGACAAAGGCAGCCAAATTGCAATGAAATGGAGCATTGAACATCTCCTCCAGAAGGGCAACACCGTCTTTCTCATCCATGTCAACCTCAAATCACCCTTGCATTCCTCACCTTCTCTTCATTCCCCAA GAGTAAACAATATTGGTGGTTTTGGGGGTGAGAACACACTGGTATGCGGAGATCCTGATCAACAAACCAAGGAATTGTTCCTTCCTTTTCGTTGTTTTTGTACACGTAAAGAC ATCCATGCAAAAGATATCGTACTTGAAGACACAGACGTAGCAAAGGCATTAACTGAATATGTTAGTCAATCTTCTATTGAGAATCTGGTTGTTGGCGCCTCATCAAAAACTGGCTTTCTTAG AAGATTCAAGACATCGGACATTCCAAGCTGTATATTAAAAGGAGCACCAGATTTTACGAATGTTTATGTGATATCCAAGGGAAAGATTCAGTCCATGCGATCTGCCTCACGCCCTGCACCATCCTTCTCTCCCTTACGTTACCAACTTGTTAATCAAGACAGCATCAAATCAGATACATCCGACAGGGATTCAAATGTCAAAG GAGCCGATAAGCCGCCACCGCCATCTGAGCCTGCACAAGAAGAGACGGACGTCATTAG GTCACCATTTGTTGGGAGAGGGTTGAATGGGAAGTCGTATGGGGAACTAGTTATGCCGGAGAGTGACATATCCTATATCAGCTCGGGGAGGCATAGCGTTGACCGGATACTCACTTCAGGTTACGAGAGTCTAGATCCTGGTGGCAGGATTCCCCCACGGATGTCACACTCATCAGATATTGACCTTAACCAGGGCTTTGAATCACCGCATCGATGGAGGTCACTGGATGTCACCTCTCCAACTGAATTTTCATCACGAAACTCACACGACACTGATAGCTTATCCAACTCACCGCACTCAATG GAAGACGTGGAGGCTGAAATGAGGAGGCTAAGGCTAGAACTCAAGCAAACAATAGAAATGTACAGTACTGCCTGCAAAGAAGCACTCACAGCAAAACAAAAG ACAGTAGAGCTGCAGCGGTGGAAATGGGAAGAAGAGCGGAGGTTGGACGAGGCACATATGGCTGAGGAAGCAGCATTGGCCATTGCAGAAAAGGAGAAGGCCAAGTCCAGGGCAGCCATGGAGGCTGCTGAAGCAGCCAAGAGGATAGCAGAACTGGAAGCACAAAAAAGAATTAGTGCAGAAATGAAAGCACtgagagaaggagaagagaagaggaaggCACTTGATGCTCTAGCACATTCAGATGTTAGGTATAGGAGGTACTCAATTACAGAGATTGAAGCAGCTACTGAATTTTTTGCCATTTCCCGCAAGATTGGAGAAGGGGGTTATGGACCTGTATATAAGGGTCATCTGGACCATACACCTGTTGCAATCAAGGTTCTTCGTCCAGATGCAGCTCAAGGAAGGTCACAGTTTCAGCAAGAG ATTGAGATATTGAGCTGCATTCGACATCCCAACATGGTTCTCCTCCTAGGAGCCTGCCCGGAATATGGGTGCTTGGTATACGAGTTTATGTCCAAGGGGAGCTTAGAGGATCGTCTCTTCTGCAGAGGCAACACTCCACCTCTTTCTTGGCAGCACAGGTTTAAAATTGCAGCCGAAATAGGCACTGGCTTGCTGTTCCTCCACCAGACAAAACCAGAGCCACTGGTGCACCGTGACTTAAAACCAGGCAACATCTTGCTTGACCGCAACTATGTCAGCAAGATTAGCGACGTTGGCTTGGCGAGGCTAGTGCCGCCGACGGTGGCAGACAACGTGACGCAGTATCGAATGACATCGACGGCCGGCACATTCTGCTATATAGATCCAGAGTATCAGCAAACAGGCATGCTTGGAGTGAAATCTGATATATACTCCCTTGGAATCATGTTTCTGCAAATGATAACAGCCAAGCCACCAATGGGATTGACTCACCATGTTGAAAGGTCTATTGAAAAGGGGACTTTTGCCGAAATGCTGGATCAAGCTGTGCCGGAttggccggttgaagaggctttGTGCTTCGCCAAACTGTCGCTCCAGTGCGCGGAGTTGAGACGAAAAGACAGGCCCGATCTTGGGAAGGATGTGTTGCCAGAGCTTGAAAGATTGAGAGCATTTGCTGAAGAAACTATGCATCACAGTTTGTTGAATGGCAGTGCAGGCTCCTCACCACGCCACAGCCAAGTTTCCCTGCAGCTA GATGGGGATCTTCCACATGCACATTCTGGAGAGAGCTCCAGAACGCCATCAACCACTCTTTGA